The following are encoded together in the Methanobrevibacter arboriphilus JCM 13429 = DSM 1125 genome:
- a CDS encoding energy-converting hydrogenase A subunit A EhaA, with protein MIIHVDEMYLLLNLLITVIVSIVIALGLGLPLLPKKPIRFSFDKSAIFPTPIFAIGFLAICFSVNFYWIYNGMLLAVFWGVISGLFVKYAFDYVFPKPDDENGDNLNKDSSSELSKTKEAN; from the coding sequence ATGATTATTCATGTTGATGAGATGTACTTATTACTAAATTTGTTAATTACAGTAATTGTATCTATAGTAATTGCATTGGGATTGGGATTACCTTTACTTCCAAAAAAACCTATTAGATTCTCATTTGATAAAAGCGCAATATTTCCCACTCCTATTTTTGCTATTGGATTTTTAGCAATTTGTTTTTCTGTTAATTTCTATTGGATTTACAATGGAATGTTATTAGCTGTGTTTTGGGGTGTTATTTCTGGATTATTTGTTAAATACGCCTTTGATTATGTATTTCCAAAGCCTGATGATGAAAACGGAGATAATTTGAATAAAGATTCTTCTAGTGAACTTTCAAAAACAAAGGAGGCTAACTAA
- a CDS encoding NAD-dependent epimerase/dehydratase family protein encodes MKNKNIIVTGGLGFIGSHIVEELINENQITIIDNKSSGKIENLANPNHENLKIITEDLTTINLDDLTLILKDVDYIFHLAALASVPMSVKNPIKSNENNVDATVKLLNASKDSEISKLVFSSSSAVYGENPNMPLCESEPLMPTSPYAASKASCELYCQSFFESYELSAVSLRYFNVFGPRQDVNSQYAAVIPNFIHSLVNNEQAIIYGDGEQTRDFIYVKDIVKANIAAAESKYNGVMNVASGISMSINQLYNIIKNTLGSELDPIYKEERPGDIKHSLANVQNMKHIGFRVDPSLFNKQLETTIKWFKNNEI; translated from the coding sequence ATGAAAAACAAAAACATCATAGTTACTGGAGGATTAGGTTTCATTGGATCACACATCGTTGAAGAATTAATCAATGAAAACCAAATCACAATAATTGACAATAAATCATCTGGAAAAATTGAGAACTTAGCTAATCCTAACCATGAAAACCTTAAAATAATAACTGAAGATTTGACTACAATTAACCTAGATGATTTAACTCTAATTTTAAAAGATGTAGACTATATATTTCATTTAGCTGCTCTTGCAAGCGTTCCAATGAGTGTTAAAAACCCTATAAAATCTAATGAAAATAATGTTGATGCAACTGTAAAACTACTAAATGCATCTAAAGATTCTGAAATTTCAAAACTTGTTTTCTCATCTTCTTCTGCTGTTTATGGTGAAAATCCAAATATGCCTCTCTGTGAAAGTGAACCATTAATGCCTACATCCCCATATGCTGCATCAAAAGCATCTTGTGAATTATATTGCCAGTCTTTTTTTGAAAGTTATGAGTTATCAGCTGTTTCTTTAAGGTATTTTAATGTTTTTGGACCTCGTCAAGATGTAAATTCTCAATATGCAGCAGTGATACCAAATTTTATACATTCCTTAGTTAACAATGAACAAGCAATTATATATGGAGATGGAGAACAAACAAGAGATTTCATTTATGTTAAGGATATTGTAAAAGCAAATATTGCAGCAGCAGAATCAAAATATAATGGAGTTATGAATGTAGCTTCTGGAATATCTATGAGTATTAATCAGCTTTATAATATTATAAAAAATACATTAGGCTCTGAATTAGATCCTATTTATAAAGAAGAACGTCCAGGAGATATAAAACATTCTTTAGCTAATGTTCAAAATATGAAACATATCGGATTTAGAGTTGATCCTTCTTTATTCAATAAACAATTAGAAACAACAATAAAATGGTTTAAAAATAATGAAATCTAA